DNA sequence from the Luteibaculum oceani genome:
AAAAGCGGGTAAAACCTACGATTTACCATGGAAATCCCTTGGAATTCAGCTTTCTGGTGTGCTACACACCCAGGATATTTATGCAGGATATCCAGAGCTAATCCGCACTGCTGTTATAGAACCGAAGTATCGGATAAATTCAATGGTGAAAGATTATCGTGGAGTACAAAACTCCCTGTATGGTAACTTCATTTATCAGTCTATCATTGGGAATACCAACAACCAAATAAAAACGGGAGCAAGCATTCAAGTAGACGATATTGTTGAGACAGTGAATGTTAATGAGTACTTGAGACGGGAGATAGTTCCTGGAGCTTATTTTGAGCTTAACAAAACCTGGAGTGAGAAATTTAAAACCGTTTCAGGCTTGCGCATAGATCACCACAATAATTATGGTGCATTTATCACCCCCAGATTTCATGGATGGTGGTCTCCAAACGAAAAAAATGTGCTACGTTTTTCTGGAGGTAGGGGTTTGAGAACCGCCAATGTGTTTATGGAAAACATAGGGCAATGGGTGGCAACAAGAAGTTTTGTGATTTCTGCAACCGAAGCTAATAATCCTTATGGGCTCAATCCGGAAATAGCCTGGAATTACGGTTTTAATTACACCAAATATGTAGAAATCAGAGGCAAGGAATTACAATTGGCCTTAGATTTTTACAGAACTGACTTTGAGAACCAGGTGGTGGTAGACCGAGATACGGATGATAGAATGGTATCCATCTATAATTTAGATGGTAAATCATTTGCGAATAGCCTACAATTTCAGGTCGATTACGAATTGGTTGAAAGGCTGGATGCCCGTGTAGCATATCGCTGGTACGACGTACAGACCACCTATGGGGATGAACTGCTTCGTCAGCCGTTTTTAGCACCGCACAGAGCGTTTATAAACCTTGCCTATGAAACCGAAAACAGATGGTTTTTCGATGCTACGGTTAACTGGCAGGGAGAAAAACGCCTAGCACCTTTCGCAGATCGTGGTGAAGACTACTCACCTAGCTTCTTTACCCTTAATGCGCAGATTAGAAAGGTGTGGAAAAACAATATCGACATCTATTTGGGAGCTGAAAACCTGCTTAATTTCCAGCAGGAGAACCCAATAGGAACAGTGGCAATAGATCCGAGATCAGGAACTTCAAATCAGCCCAACATGGATGCGGCATCGGTTTGGGGACCAATTTTTGGTAGAAATATTTACCTTGGTTTCCGTTATAGAATAAACAAGTAATAAAGGCAGGGTAGCACCCTGCCATTTTTTATCCACAACTTATGGAAAGTCTGTCTCAGTCCGAATTGAAGCACTACCAAAGGCAGGTAATTTTGCCTGAAATTGGAGTGGCAGGGCAGGAGGCTTTAAAGCGTGCTAAAGTATTGGTTGTAGGTGCTGGAGGACTTGGTGTTCCCTTACTTCAATATTTAGTGGCGGCTGGAGTAGGTGAAATTGGAATTGTAGACGCCGATTCAGTGGATATCACTAACCTACATAGGCAGGTACTCTATTCGGTTCAGGACGAAGGAATGAGCAAGGCAAAAGTGGCGGAGGAAAAATTGAAAAGACTTAATCCTCATGTTAAAATCAATGCCATCCAAGAATTCATAACCCGAGAAAACGCCTGTAGCATTATCCGAGAATACGATATAGTGGCAGACGGAACTGATAATTTTGCAACTAGGTATTTGATAAATGATGCTTGTGTTATAGAGGGAAAAACCAATGTCTTTGCCTCCATAACCCAATTTAAGGGGCAGGTTTCTGTATTTAATTTTAAATACGAGGACGGAAGCTTTGGACCTAATTACAGGGATTTATTTCCTGAGCCACCCTTAGCGGGAAGTGTACCTTCCTGTGCAGAGGCGGGGGTTATTGGTGTACTTCCTGGCTTATTGGGCACCATGCAAGCAAATGAGGTGATAAAAATAATTACGAAAACGGGTAAACCATTAGTAGGAACCTTGTTAATTTACGATTCGCTAACAACCATTTTAGAACACCTCGACTTTGAAAGGGACCCCAATAACCCTTTCCCTGCGCCGAGTAAAGATTTAGTGTTATTAGATGATTACGAAGTTTTTTGTGGAACCAAAACCGAAGTTAAAATGAAAGAGATTTCTGTTCAAGAATTAAAAGCGTGGCAGGACGAGAAAAAGGATTTTCAGTTTATTGACGTACGTGAACCCTTTGAATATGATGAAGCAAACCTTGGAGCGGAATTAATTCCTGTAGGTGACGTGGAAATGAATAAGGATAAAATTTCCAAGGATAAAGACGTTGTAATTCACTGCAGAAGTGGAGCAAGAAGTGCCAATGTTATTCTTTATCTAGAACAAAACCATGGTTATACCAACTTGTATAATCTTAAGGGTGGAATATTGGCTTACCAAAAAGAAATTGGACTCTAACTATAGAGCATAGCAATAAAAAAAGCCGAGCATTTGCTCGGCTTTTTTGTTTTTAAAGACTTGTACTTAGGCTAGTTTGTAGATGTTTTTTAGGTCGCTAAATGCGCCTTTAACATCAATTTTAAGGTCTACAATCTTCCCGCTTTTAATATCGAAAACCCAACCGTGAACTTCTACTGCTCCCTTTTCAACGGCGCGAAGAACGTCTTCGTTTTTCATAAGGTTCATGCATTGCTCATGCACGTTAAGTTCTATCAGTTTGTTGTAGCGCGCGTCTTCATCGGCTATGGCATCTAGGGTAGATTTGTGAAGTCTGTATACATCTCTAATGTTTCTCAACCAAGGATTTAAAGGACCTAAGTCGGCATCAGACATGGCGGCTTTAACACCTCCACAGAAATAATGACCACAAACAACAACGTGCTTCACTTTAAGGTGGTTAACCGCATAGTTGATTACTGATATTGATGAAAGATCCGTATTCACCACCATGTTGGCAATGTTTCTGTGTACGAATACCTCACCAGGTCCAGCTCCCATCATTTCCTCTGCAGTAACTCTACTGTCAGAACAGCCTATGTATAACACCTCAGGACTTTGTCCTTTAGACATAGTTTCAAAGTAGCTATTGTCTAGGTTTAGCTTGTCCTTTACCCAGTTTGCGTTCTTTTCGAATATTTTATTAAAATCCATAATCGTATCTGTTTCAAGCAAAAATAGAAAGTCCAGCGAATTTTACTAAAAACAGCGGTTAAATGTTGGATTAAACGGTTTCGAACAAAACTTCCTCCGGAAAGCGGACTTTTTCTAAGTCGGCGTAACTGTCTTCCGAAGATCTGTATCCTACCGCTACCACAGCAACAGCATGTAATCCGTGTTCTTCTAATCCCAGTATTTTGTTGTACGCATTGTTATCAAATCCTTCCATGGGGCAAGCATCTATTCTTTGGTTGGCACAAGCAGTCAGAAGATTTGAAAGTGCAATGTACACCTGGCGGCTATTCCAATGGGTTAACTCCTCGTTGCTTTTGTCTTTAATAGAGTTAAAAATAAAGTCTCCGTACGCCTGCAATTCCTCCTTGCTTTTTCCCTGCTTATCTGCTCTGAGTTCTATAAACTTTTCAATGTAATCCTTATCCATACCGGTTTTGGCAGCAAATACAAATAGGTGAGAAGCCTCTGTAATTTGAGGTTGGTTCCAGCTAACAGGGCTCAGTTTTTCACGGACTTCAGGGTCGTCTACGATTAATACCTTAAACGGTTGTAATCCGTAAGAACTTGGTGCCAACTGTATGGCTTCTTTTAAGTTTTGTAGATCCTCATTGCTGATTTTCTTCTCCGTGTCGAATTTTTTTGTGGCGTAGCGCCATTTCCAATCTTTAAGTAATTCCATGTTGTTTTATTTTAATGGGACTTCAAATAGTAATACTCTGCTGTCCGCGGTTGTTTTTATATTGATTTCCTCTGTGTTTACTATTCCAATTGCATCTCTTTTTCCTAAATGTTCATCACCAACTTGTATTGCTCCATCAATGACAAAAACATATACCCCGTTGCTAGGTTTTTTCAGGCTGTATGTTTCTTGTGAGTTGGCATCGAATTTTCCATTCAAAATCCACGCATTTTGGTTTATCGTAGCGCCTTCTTCCTCTTCGGTTGGAGATGCAATTACTTGCCATGACTTATGCTGTGGGGTCAAATTCAAGGTGGTATAGCTTGGTTCTGTTCCGGTAGATTGGGGAATGATCCAGATTTGTAAAAACGATAACGCTTGTTCGCTACTGGCATTAAACTCCGAATGACTAACTCCGGTTCCAGCC
Encoded proteins:
- the moeB gene encoding molybdopterin-synthase adenylyltransferase MoeB, which encodes MESLSQSELKHYQRQVILPEIGVAGQEALKRAKVLVVGAGGLGVPLLQYLVAAGVGEIGIVDADSVDITNLHRQVLYSVQDEGMSKAKVAEEKLKRLNPHVKINAIQEFITRENACSIIREYDIVADGTDNFATRYLINDACVIEGKTNVFASITQFKGQVSVFNFKYEDGSFGPNYRDLFPEPPLAGSVPSCAEAGVIGVLPGLLGTMQANEVIKIITKTGKPLVGTLLIYDSLTTILEHLDFERDPNNPFPAPSKDLVLLDDYEVFCGTKTEVKMKEISVQELKAWQDEKKDFQFIDVREPFEYDEANLGAELIPVGDVEMNKDKISKDKDVVIHCRSGARSANVILYLEQNHGYTNLYNLKGGILAYQKEIGL
- a CDS encoding TonB-dependent receptor plug domain-containing protein, translated to MVLLLSRLMLLFGLVSPALMLAQNVIKGKVTDEQKQPLPGASVLWLDTQVGTITDADGNFEIERPQNGSKLVFSYTGFQTDTIEASYNLSVRLKAGKALEEVEIVKRQKTTRIKRMDALKVEQIGVKELLKAACCNLSESFETSPSVDVSFTDAVTGTRQIQMLGLAGPYSQITRENMPSVRGLNAVTGLTYIPGPWLESIQLNKGAGSVVNGFESVTGQINYELQKPLDTDPLFVNMYFNQGGRKEINLHGTTALSDKLATAILVHGKSNQRENDRNGDSFLDMPKGDNLIVLNRYFLMGTNGWRYQLGGKYTSISTQGGQIVDPERNANFSFTDETRRFEAFAKAGKTYDLPWKSLGIQLSGVLHTQDIYAGYPELIRTAVIEPKYRINSMVKDYRGVQNSLYGNFIYQSIIGNTNNQIKTGASIQVDDIVETVNVNEYLRREIVPGAYFELNKTWSEKFKTVSGLRIDHHNNYGAFITPRFHGWWSPNEKNVLRFSGGRGLRTANVFMENIGQWVATRSFVISATEANNPYGLNPEIAWNYGFNYTKYVEIRGKELQLALDFYRTDFENQVVVDRDTDDRMVSIYNLDGKSFANSLQFQVDYELVERLDARVAYRWYDVQTTYGDELLRQPFLAPHRAFINLAYETENRWFFDATVNWQGEKRLAPFADRGEDYSPSFFTLNAQIRKVWKNNIDIYLGAENLLNFQQENPIGTVAIDPRSGTSNQPNMDAASVWGPIFGRNIYLGFRYRINK
- a CDS encoding carbonic anhydrase codes for the protein MDFNKIFEKNANWVKDKLNLDNSYFETMSKGQSPEVLYIGCSDSRVTAEEMMGAGPGEVFVHRNIANMVVNTDLSSISVINYAVNHLKVKHVVVCGHYFCGGVKAAMSDADLGPLNPWLRNIRDVYRLHKSTLDAIADEDARYNKLIELNVHEQCMNLMKNEDVLRAVEKGAVEVHGWVFDIKSGKIVDLKIDVKGAFSDLKNIYKLA
- a CDS encoding pirin family protein produces the protein MEYILHPASSRGYANHGWLKSYHSFSFANFYDPNLMGFGALRVLNDDWVAPAMGFPTHPHQNMEIITIPLEGEIKHADSMGQSETLKPGQIQVMSAGTGVSHSEFNASSEQALSFLQIWIIPQSTGTEPSYTTLNLTPQHKSWQVIASPTEEEEGATINQNAWILNGKFDANSQETYSLKKPSNGVYVFVIDGAIQVGDEHLGKRDAIGIVNTEEINIKTTADSRVLLFEVPLK
- a CDS encoding NAD(P)H-dependent oxidoreductase yields the protein MELLKDWKWRYATKKFDTEKKISNEDLQNLKEAIQLAPSSYGLQPFKVLIVDDPEVREKLSPVSWNQPQITEASHLFVFAAKTGMDKDYIEKFIELRADKQGKSKEELQAYGDFIFNSIKDKSNEELTHWNSRQVYIALSNLLTACANQRIDACPMEGFDNNAYNKILGLEEHGLHAVAVVAVGYRSSEDSYADLEKVRFPEEVLFETV